From Pseudomonadota bacterium, a single genomic window includes:
- a CDS encoding glycosyltransferase: MRNPPKSVCVLAPVHPYDDIRVFRKEAKSLARAGFRVQLIARADEALTEDGVEVLPLQYRHRWQRFPLQPWILWRVLQTGAPIVHLHNPDTLPIGFALKLLGRRVVYDTHENYRLLLLDKEWLPRLARRPLALAVDALERLAARVFDDFIVTQAAQVVHFGPRTTLIENPPITTGPLVAEARRLAEAATKEAFLRVCYVGLIKEDRGLFQMVEAMERLNQRHAARLWLIGRAASDDLIPRARALAGWRYVDYLGFLPSQAQAYAHILAADACLATFLPWGDNERVNINKFFEAGLFAKPVVASDFPIWRSYVEGVDCALFVDPQRPEAIAEALAWIAEHPVEACSLGVNGQRFVQERYNWELESGKLLAIYQRLWRSLGAEGV, translated from the coding sequence GTGCGCAATCCACCGAAGAGCGTCTGCGTCCTCGCTCCCGTTCATCCCTACGATGACATCCGCGTCTTCCGCAAAGAGGCCAAGTCGCTGGCACGCGCTGGGTTTCGCGTGCAGCTCATCGCGCGCGCGGACGAGGCTCTCACCGAGGATGGCGTGGAGGTCCTGCCGCTCCAATACCGCCATCGCTGGCAGCGCTTTCCCCTGCAGCCATGGATCCTCTGGCGCGTGCTGCAAACGGGCGCGCCGATCGTCCACCTGCACAACCCCGACACGCTACCGATCGGCTTCGCGCTCAAGCTGCTGGGGCGGCGCGTCGTTTACGATACCCACGAGAACTACCGGCTGCTGCTCCTCGACAAGGAGTGGCTGCCGCGTCTTGCACGCCGCCCGCTGGCGCTCGCGGTGGACGCCTTGGAGCGGCTCGCGGCCCGCGTCTTCGATGACTTCATCGTGACGCAGGCAGCCCAGGTCGTGCATTTCGGACCACGCACCACGCTGATCGAGAATCCCCCGATCACGACGGGACCCTTGGTCGCGGAGGCGCGGCGGCTGGCGGAGGCTGCCACCAAGGAGGCGTTCCTGCGGGTCTGCTACGTCGGCTTGATCAAGGAGGACCGCGGCCTGTTTCAGATGGTCGAGGCGATGGAGCGCTTGAACCAGCGCCATGCCGCGCGCCTCTGGCTGATCGGCCGCGCGGCGAGCGACGATCTGATCCCGCGCGCCCGGGCCCTCGCTGGCTGGCGCTACGTCGACTACCTCGGCTTCTTGCCGAGCCAGGCCCAGGCCTACGCGCACATCCTCGCGGCCGACGCTTGTCTCGCGACCTTCCTTCCCTGGGGCGACAACGAGCGCGTCAACATCAACAAGTTCTTCGAGGCCGGGCTCTTCGCGAAACCTGTCGTCGCCAGCGACTTCCCGATCTGGCGCTCGTACGTCGAGGGCGTCGACTGCGCGCTCTTCGTCGATCCGCAGCGGCCCGAGGCCATCGCCGAGGCCTTGGCCTGGATCGCCGAGCATCCGGTCGAGGCCTGCAGTCTCGGCGTCAATGGCCAGCGCTTCGTCCAAGAGCGCTACAACTGGGAGCTGGAGTCAGGCAAGCTGCTGGCGATCTATCAGCGCCTGTGGCGGTCGCTCGGCGCTGAGGGCGTGTGA
- a CDS encoding glycosyltransferase family 4 protein has translation MSDCSLSVAQVLCSASFAGAEAVACSLARALRGRVGRSLIYLILELRAGAAACAALEARVRGFGVEVRCFTTASRWSWRLLRQLAAALAADRIDVVHSHSYKAAVLMPLLRSVQRDRPRALVFTLHGVDLPPSVGRLFVGSLTAGGALFADRVLACSRPLERSYRRWPLLQGKTLLVPNGLRPEWPMPLETLSRNRAAWRAALAARFGLDERACWIAIVGRLVAVKNHALLLRALAALEGRLDWATPVALLVVGAGPLRDELAAEARRLGIDRRVAFSGQVDEMEAVYGGSDVLALVSRDEGTPMAIAEAMAFARPVVATRVGGIVDQVVDGETALLVDGGDAAGLTTQLERLVRDADLRARLGQAGWRRAIAAFSAAHWAERHLSVYRSALGIADA, from the coding sequence GTGAGCGATTGCAGCCTCAGCGTGGCTCAGGTGCTTTGTTCCGCCTCGTTCGCGGGGGCCGAGGCCGTCGCGTGCTCGTTGGCGCGGGCGCTGCGCGGGCGCGTCGGGCGATCGCTGATCTACCTGATCTTGGAGCTGCGGGCGGGGGCCGCCGCTTGTGCGGCGCTCGAGGCCCGGGTGCGCGGCTTCGGCGTCGAAGTGCGTTGCTTCACGACCGCAAGCCGGTGGTCCTGGCGCCTGTTGCGCCAGCTCGCCGCGGCGCTCGCCGCCGATCGCATCGATGTGGTGCACAGCCATTCCTACAAGGCTGCGGTCTTGATGCCCCTCTTGCGCTCGGTGCAGCGCGACCGGCCGCGGGCGCTCGTCTTTACGCTCCACGGCGTCGATCTCCCGCCCTCCGTAGGGCGCCTCTTCGTCGGTAGCCTGACCGCGGGCGGAGCGTTGTTCGCCGATAGGGTGCTCGCTTGCAGCCGCCCGCTCGAACGAAGTTACCGGCGCTGGCCCCTGCTCCAGGGCAAGACGCTGCTCGTGCCCAACGGGCTGCGCCCCGAGTGGCCGATGCCGCTGGAAACGCTGAGCCGCAACCGAGCGGCCTGGCGCGCAGCGCTGGCCGCCCGCTTTGGTCTCGACGAGCGCGCCTGCTGGATCGCGATCGTCGGTCGCTTGGTGGCCGTCAAGAACCACGCTTTGCTGCTACGGGCGCTGGCTGCGCTCGAGGGGCGCCTCGATTGGGCGACGCCGGTGGCGCTGCTCGTGGTGGGGGCTGGCCCGCTGCGTGACGAGCTTGCCGCGGAGGCGCGTCGCCTCGGGATCGATCGCCGGGTGGCCTTCAGCGGTCAAGTCGACGAGATGGAGGCGGTCTACGGCGGCAGCGACGTGCTGGCGCTGGTCTCACGCGATGAAGGGACCCCGATGGCGATCGCGGAGGCGATGGCCTTCGCGCGTCCGGTGGTGGCGACGCGCGTGGGTGGGATCGTCGACCAGGTGGTGGACGGCGAGACGGCGCTGCTGGTGGATGGCGGTGACGCTGCCGGCCTGACGACGCAGCTCGAGCGACTGGTGAGGGATGCGGACCTGCGCGCCCGGCTGGGGCAGGCGGGGTGGCGGCGAGCAATCGCGGCCTTCTCGGCCGCGCATTGGGCGGAGCGGCATCTGAGCGTCTACCGTTCAGCGCTGGGGATCGCCGATGCTTGA
- a CDS encoding glycosyltransferase gives MLEGDPAASGGLGGSATSAGAQSIVHVLQWLELGGGESVALDLARCQRASGHRVGVVAFAGGPLASEFERSAIELQLFDKRRGFDPRLLLRLGAFFAGARPDVVHTHDPQSLIYAAPAARCAGARVIHTKHGDTVESLRRLALQRLAANALHRFVAVSASTAATARRRHEVAPEKLLVVPNGIDTRRYGPAKVDRASARRELGLPAEGCLVVAVGRLEPEKDPELLLRAAAPLLGARLRLVWIGGGALEQPLRTLAAALSPEGRLQLVGWRRDVALWLAAGDIFALSSRTEGLPLALLEAMATGLPVVATRVGGVASAVEAGRTGLLVSAGDELGLRRALAQLVDDPEAARGMGAAGRATVVARYSLAAMAEAYAAVYRA, from the coding sequence ATGCTTGAAGGCGATCCCGCCGCGAGCGGTGGGCTGGGCGGCTCCGCGACGTCGGCCGGGGCGCAGTCCATCGTTCATGTGCTCCAGTGGCTCGAGCTCGGTGGCGGTGAGTCTGTGGCGCTCGACCTCGCCCGCTGCCAGCGGGCGAGCGGCCATCGCGTCGGCGTGGTCGCGTTCGCCGGCGGGCCCTTGGCGAGCGAGTTCGAGCGGAGCGCGATCGAGCTCCAGCTGTTCGACAAGCGCCGGGGCTTCGATCCGCGCCTGCTGCTGCGGCTGGGCGCCTTCTTCGCCGGCGCGCGGCCGGACGTCGTCCACACGCATGACCCGCAGTCGCTGATCTACGCGGCGCCGGCGGCGCGCTGCGCGGGGGCGCGGGTGATCCATACCAAGCATGGCGATACGGTGGAGAGCTTGCGGCGGCTTGCCTTGCAGCGGCTGGCCGCGAACGCGCTCCATCGCTTCGTCGCGGTCTCGGCAAGCACGGCCGCCACCGCCCGCCGCCGCCACGAGGTCGCGCCCGAGAAGCTGCTCGTCGTCCCCAATGGCATCGACACCCGGCGCTATGGTCCGGCCAAGGTGGACCGCGCGAGCGCGCGGCGTGAGCTCGGCCTCCCGGCCGAGGGCTGCCTGGTTGTGGCCGTGGGCCGCCTCGAGCCCGAGAAGGATCCCGAGCTGCTCTTGCGCGCGGCGGCGCCGCTGCTCGGAGCCCGCTTGCGCTTGGTGTGGATCGGCGGGGGAGCGCTGGAGCAGCCGCTGCGGACGTTGGCCGCCGCGCTCTCGCCTGAGGGGCGGCTGCAGCTCGTGGGATGGCGGCGCGACGTGGCGCTTTGGTTGGCGGCGGGGGATATCTTCGCGCTCTCGTCGCGTACGGAAGGGCTGCCGCTGGCGCTGCTCGAGGCCATGGCGACTGGCCTTCCGGTGGTGGCGACCCGCGTGGGGGGCGTGGCGTCGGCGGTGGAGGCCGGGCGGACCGGGCTGCTCGTCAGCGCCGGTGATGAGCTCGGGCTGCGGCGCGCGCTGGCGCAGCTCGTCGATGATCCCGAGGCTGCACGAGGGATGGGCGCGGCCGGGCGCGCGACCGTCGTGGCGCGGTACTCGCTCGCCGCGATGGCCGAGGCCTACGCGGCGGTCTATCGCGCCTGA
- a CDS encoding polysaccharide biosynthesis/export family protein — protein MTELAILKTVQRPRRGRPVPFWAALVCVCLGLGCSTPQRRYNYQREPDPRRGEFVLGPADELRITVWRNPELSSDATVRPDGTVTMPLIGDMPAAGLTARALRQEIAQRLRAYVKDGAVVSVALMRVNSYRFTVAGKVSRVGMYSARHYVTASEAIAMAGGPTRFAAAEQTLILRRDDHGHVRRVPVDYPAIAAGRAPLQDLVILPGDTLYVP, from the coding sequence GTGACCGAGCTAGCGATCCTGAAAACGGTGCAGCGCCCCAGGCGCGGCAGGCCAGTGCCCTTCTGGGCGGCGCTTGTCTGCGTGTGCCTTGGTCTGGGCTGTTCGACGCCGCAGCGCCGCTACAACTACCAGCGCGAGCCCGATCCTCGGCGAGGCGAGTTCGTGCTCGGTCCGGCGGACGAGCTGCGCATTACTGTCTGGCGCAATCCGGAGCTCTCCAGCGACGCGACTGTGCGGCCCGACGGCACCGTGACGATGCCGCTGATCGGGGACATGCCGGCGGCGGGCTTGACGGCTCGCGCGCTGCGCCAGGAAATCGCCCAGCGCCTGCGGGCCTACGTCAAGGACGGTGCGGTGGTGTCGGTGGCGCTGATGCGCGTCAACAGCTATCGCTTTACCGTGGCGGGCAAGGTGAGTCGCGTCGGCATGTACTCCGCCCGGCATTACGTCACGGCGTCGGAGGCGATCGCGATGGCGGGCGGGCCGACGCGCTTCGCTGCGGCGGAGCAAACGCTGATCTTGCGCCGCGACGACCATGGGCATGTCCGCCGCGTCCCCGTCGATTACCCGGCGATCGCCGCGGGCCGCGCCCCCTTGCAGGATCTGGTGATCCTGCCCGGCGACACGCTCTACGTGCCCTAG
- a CDS encoding acyl--CoA ligase — MLHEYLERAARLAPEKTALICGERRLSWAAIDEQSTRLAQALHRVGVARGDRVLVYLDNSVESCLAVFGILKAGAVFSPVNPQTKRDKLAYLLNDSRATAIIADALLARSYTPAFAEAAHLRHALIVQDDAKPLPAGPAADGAATTALHRFSAVLAAAETCPPPCPTIPYDLAAIIYTSGTTGDPKGVMLTHHNMVSATESITTYLGNVAEDVVINVLPMSFDYGLYQWLMVAQFAGTLVLERSFNYPAQVLQRIEAQGVTGLPVVPTIVSLLRPMIEAGLTLPGVRYATNTAAALSPTHVELLQRLCPNARIFSMYGLTECKRVAYLPPEQLDARRASVGQAMPNMEVMIVDDAGQRLPPGTVGELVVRGPQVMRGYWEKPAASAERLKPGDIPGEMHLYTGDYFRMDQAGYLYFVGRRDDMIKCRGEKVSPQEVEHVLYALPGVREAAAIGVPDEVYGQAIQAYLVLAKETAYTPQQVIRHCAQRVEPFMVPKYVTFLSSLPKTASNKISKTNLVAWARDHRSGDDSSG, encoded by the coding sequence CTGCTGCACGAGTACCTGGAGCGTGCGGCACGCCTCGCCCCAGAGAAGACCGCGTTGATCTGCGGCGAGCGGCGGCTGAGCTGGGCGGCGATCGACGAGCAGAGCACACGACTCGCACAAGCATTGCATCGCGTCGGCGTGGCACGCGGCGATCGTGTGCTGGTCTACCTCGACAACTCCGTCGAGAGCTGTCTGGCGGTCTTCGGTATCCTCAAGGCCGGCGCTGTCTTCTCCCCCGTCAACCCTCAGACCAAGCGCGACAAGCTCGCCTATCTGCTCAACGACAGCCGGGCAACGGCGATCATCGCAGACGCGCTGCTCGCGCGCAGCTACACGCCGGCCTTCGCCGAGGCCGCCCACCTACGCCACGCCTTGATCGTCCAGGACGACGCCAAGCCCCTGCCTGCGGGCCCAGCCGCTGATGGGGCTGCGACGACCGCACTACACCGCTTCAGCGCGGTCCTGGCGGCGGCCGAGACCTGCCCGCCCCCCTGTCCCACGATCCCCTACGATCTGGCCGCGATCATCTACACCTCGGGCACCACGGGCGACCCGAAGGGCGTGATGCTGACCCATCACAATATGGTCTCGGCGACCGAGTCGATCACCACCTATCTCGGTAACGTCGCCGAGGATGTGGTGATCAACGTGCTGCCGATGTCCTTCGACTATGGGCTCTACCAATGGCTGATGGTGGCGCAGTTTGCCGGCACCCTCGTGCTGGAACGTTCTTTCAACTACCCGGCCCAAGTGCTGCAGCGCATCGAAGCGCAGGGCGTGACCGGCTTGCCGGTGGTGCCAACCATCGTCTCTCTGCTCCGACCGATGATCGAGGCGGGGCTGACGCTGCCGGGCGTGCGCTACGCCACCAATACCGCCGCCGCCCTCTCGCCGACCCACGTCGAGCTACTGCAGCGCCTTTGCCCTAACGCTCGGATCTTCTCGATGTACGGCCTCACAGAGTGCAAACGCGTGGCCTATTTACCCCCGGAGCAGCTCGACGCACGGCGCGCATCGGTCGGCCAGGCGATGCCCAACATGGAGGTGATGATCGTCGACGACGCCGGCCAGCGCCTGCCGCCCGGAACGGTGGGCGAGCTGGTCGTCCGTGGCCCCCAGGTGATGCGCGGCTACTGGGAAAAGCCAGCCGCCAGCGCCGAGCGGCTCAAGCCCGGCGACATCCCCGGCGAAATGCACCTCTACACGGGCGACTACTTCCGGATGGATCAGGCCGGATACCTCTATTTCGTCGGTCGGCGCGATGACATGATCAAATGCCGCGGCGAGAAGGTCAGCCCGCAGGAAGTCGAGCATGTGCTCTATGCGCTGCCCGGCGTGCGCGAGGCCGCAGCCATCGGAGTGCCCGACGAGGTCTACGGCCAGGCGATTCAGGCCTACCTGGTGCTGGCCAAGGAGACCGCCTACACCCCGCAGCAGGTCATTCGGCACTGCGCCCAGCGCGTCGAGCCCTTCATGGTGCCGAAGTACGTCACGTTCCTGTCGTCGCTGCCGAAGACGGCCTCGAACAAGATCAGCAAGACGAACCTCGTCGCCTGGGCCCGCGACCATCGGAGCGGCGACGACAGCTCAGGCTGA
- a CDS encoding acyl carrier protein — protein sequence MNDVRQTLRSFVIEQFLDGAAPEQLADDTSLERAQIVDSARMMELILFLEERFALQVENEEALPENFDTIDRLVAYVERKLGGQ from the coding sequence ATGAATGATGTGCGTCAAACCCTCCGCAGCTTCGTCATCGAGCAGTTCCTCGACGGCGCCGCGCCGGAGCAACTCGCGGATGACACCTCCCTCGAGCGCGCCCAGATCGTCGACTCCGCGCGCATGATGGAGCTGATCCTCTTCCTCGAAGAGCGCTTCGCGCTGCAGGTCGAGAACGAGGAGGCGCTGCCCGAGAACTTCGACACCATCGACCGGCTCGTGGCCTACGTCGAACGCAAGCTGGGCGGCCAGTGA
- a CDS encoding MoxR family ATPase, giving the protein MQQATQAARESEAETEPQEADLRAVAEVAEARAQIMGELDRRIVGQREVIDQLLIALLARGHCLLVGVPGLAKTLLISSLAELLNLSFSRIQFTPDLMPSDITGTDVLQEDQRSGERSFRFIRGPVFANLVLADEINRTPPKTQAALLQAMQEYRVSAGGATHELALPFLVLATQNPIEHEGTYPLPEAQLDRFMFQLDLTYPNEDEEVMIVGRTTSAHHAPLAKVLSPEHLRALQELVLRVPAADHVLRYAVRLCRATRPTADAASSLVREYLAWGAGPRAAQHLVLAAKAKALLDGRYAVRTSDVQGLSRPALQHRLVRNFHAEADGVSTAQIIDDLLRRVPE; this is encoded by the coding sequence ATGCAGCAAGCGACGCAGGCAGCGAGGGAGAGCGAGGCCGAGACGGAGCCGCAGGAAGCCGATCTGCGCGCGGTGGCGGAGGTCGCCGAGGCGCGCGCTCAGATCATGGGCGAGCTGGATCGGCGCATCGTCGGCCAGCGCGAGGTCATCGACCAGCTCCTGATCGCGCTCCTGGCCCGCGGTCACTGCCTCCTCGTGGGCGTCCCAGGGTTGGCCAAGACCCTGCTGATTTCGAGCCTCGCCGAGCTCCTCAACCTGAGCTTCTCACGCATCCAGTTCACGCCAGACCTGATGCCCTCCGATATCACGGGCACCGACGTATTGCAGGAGGACCAGCGTAGCGGCGAGCGGTCGTTTCGCTTCATCCGTGGTCCGGTGTTCGCCAACCTGGTGCTTGCCGATGAGATCAACCGCACGCCGCCCAAGACCCAGGCCGCGCTGCTGCAGGCGATGCAGGAGTACCGCGTGAGCGCGGGTGGCGCGACGCATGAGCTGGCGCTGCCCTTCCTCGTGCTGGCGACACAGAACCCGATCGAGCACGAGGGGACCTATCCCTTGCCGGAGGCGCAGCTCGACCGCTTCATGTTCCAGCTCGACCTGACCTATCCCAACGAGGACGAGGAGGTGATGATTGTCGGGCGCACCACCAGCGCGCACCATGCGCCGCTGGCCAAGGTCCTCAGCCCCGAGCACCTCCGCGCGCTGCAGGAGCTCGTCCTGCGCGTGCCGGCGGCGGATCACGTGCTGCGCTACGCCGTGCGCCTCTGCCGCGCGACGCGGCCGACGGCGGATGCCGCCTCGTCGCTGGTGCGTGAATACCTGGCGTGGGGTGCCGGGCCGCGCGCCGCGCAGCACCTGGTGCTCGCGGCCAAGGCGAAGGCCTTGCTCGACGGGCGCTACGCCGTACGCACCTCAGATGTCCAGGGCTTGAGTCGGCCGGCGCTGCAGCATCGGCTGGTGCGAAACTTCCACGCCGAGGCCGACGGCGTCAGCACGGCGCAGATCATCGACGACCTGCTGCGCCGCGTGCCCGAATGA
- a CDS encoding DUF58 domain-containing protein: MTSAPGGAAATPAATPAAEVAAAALDRQLDAATLARLASLRLRVRRVVDGALAGLHRSRHHGASVEFAEHKEYAPGDDLRRLDWKALGKFDRYYVREYEDETELRAYLLVDCSGSMGYGQPLTKLQYAAVLAGALAYLLSRQRDSPALVAFADDVVSYVPPRGRATQLAVLLRTLEALRPAGATDVGRAIERLVELCGRRAVVTVISDMFDPSGRGLPLLQRLRARGHQVVLFHLLHEDELTLPFSQLTCFESMEETRHVLVDPAGVRQAYLRELERFCEQVRGACREAQVAYRRVSTADRLDRVLAEVLRGRLAA, encoded by the coding sequence ATGACCTCCGCGCCGGGCGGCGCTGCGGCGACGCCTGCGGCGACGCCTGCGGCAGAGGTCGCCGCAGCGGCCCTCGATCGCCAGCTCGACGCCGCTACCTTGGCGCGGCTGGCCAGCCTGCGGCTGCGCGTGCGACGCGTGGTGGACGGCGCGCTCGCGGGCCTCCACCGGTCGCGCCATCACGGCGCCAGCGTCGAGTTCGCCGAGCATAAGGAGTACGCCCCCGGGGACGATCTGCGACGCCTCGACTGGAAGGCGCTCGGTAAGTTCGATCGTTATTACGTGCGGGAGTATGAGGACGAGACCGAGCTGCGCGCCTACTTGCTCGTCGATTGCAGCGGTTCGATGGGCTACGGCCAGCCGCTGACCAAGCTGCAGTACGCGGCCGTGCTTGCCGGCGCGCTGGCGTACTTGCTCAGTCGGCAGCGCGACAGCCCGGCGCTCGTGGCCTTCGCCGACGATGTGGTCAGCTATGTGCCGCCGCGGGGGCGGGCGACGCAGCTCGCCGTGCTGCTGCGCACGCTGGAAGCGCTGCGTCCGGCTGGGGCCACCGACGTCGGACGTGCGATCGAACGCCTGGTCGAGCTCTGCGGGCGGCGGGCCGTGGTCACGGTGATCTCCGACATGTTCGACCCCAGCGGTCGGGGGCTGCCCTTGCTCCAGCGCCTGCGTGCGCGTGGGCACCAGGTCGTGCTCTTTCATCTGCTGCACGAGGACGAGCTGACGCTGCCTTTCTCACAGCTGACCTGCTTCGAGTCGATGGAGGAGACGCGGCACGTGCTCGTCGACCCAGCGGGCGTGCGCCAGGCCTATCTTCGAGAGCTTGAGCGCTTCTGCGAGCAGGTGCGCGGCGCTTGCCGCGAGGCTCAGGTGGCCTACCGGCGTGTCAGCACGGCCGACCGGCTCGATCGCGTGCTGGCGGAAGTGTTGCGCGGCCGGCTGGCCGCCTGA
- a CDS encoding VWA domain-containing protein — MSWLAPALLFGTAMAAVPLIVHLVGRHRAVRLPFAALDFLLRANKRLARRLRFRQRLLLLLRTALVVALALMMAKPVWNLLSSAPVPQLGQQSVVLIIDDTPSMRRVTSGGTLLQRAKDRARQLLRTIPAGSEVALLSVSDPSGPLAVLSRDRRRAWSALGRLEAGYVHATLGPALEQALRLLQEETPVAGLVLVLSDLAAHGLPAALPAWPAAVALQPIDVAAGLPRENRAVVELSAAPSGAPGRRSMRLSARICNFGALPTSTPVFLSIDGRRLAQAALALAAGGCAYQHFQHSFSEGGAHEVAVALAPDALPFDDVRYLLAEVASEVRMLLVNGDPSPVRQRDELFYLTTALGAEGGDRQRIVTHAVRADDFDRRQLAAFDAVALCNVRALPAEQVGGLQRYVAEGGGLLIAVGDGVEAERYNAIFGALLPQPLRAVISASGERASELRLGALDADHPLVASLAREAGGPGLARVRVQRAFRLEPITRAGRRAILRYDDGSPALVEAQVGAGRVLLWTTTIDRDWTDLPIRPGFLPLMQQLARYLGRAPLAGARREVVVGMRREVKLGPGSTELRLLVAPEGVTRRWGSAKLRRRQPIELLADLPGFYRLSAVVGDEVRALKQETFVANVDLAESQLRAGTLLARSAAGGAGMRRTRQQLELWPALGLLVLLLLLVESWLTRRG, encoded by the coding sequence ATGAGCTGGTTGGCCCCGGCGCTGCTCTTCGGCACCGCGATGGCGGCGGTCCCTTTGATCGTGCACCTCGTTGGTCGGCATCGGGCTGTGCGCTTGCCCTTCGCCGCCCTCGATTTCCTGCTGCGCGCAAACAAGCGCCTGGCGCGGCGACTACGCTTCAGACAGCGCCTGCTGCTCTTGCTTCGTACGGCGCTGGTGGTCGCGCTCGCCCTGATGATGGCCAAGCCGGTGTGGAACCTGCTGTCGAGCGCGCCCGTGCCGCAGCTCGGCCAGCAGAGCGTCGTCTTGATCATCGATGACACGCCGAGCATGCGGCGCGTCACGAGCGGCGGCACGCTGCTGCAACGCGCCAAGGATCGGGCGCGGCAGTTGCTTCGGACCATCCCCGCGGGGAGCGAGGTCGCGCTGCTCTCAGTCAGCGATCCGAGCGGTCCGCTGGCCGTCCTCTCGCGTGACCGCCGGCGCGCCTGGAGCGCTCTTGGGCGGCTGGAGGCCGGCTACGTCCATGCCACCTTGGGGCCGGCGCTGGAGCAGGCGCTCCGCCTGCTCCAGGAGGAGACGCCGGTGGCCGGGCTGGTGCTGGTGCTCTCGGACCTCGCCGCGCATGGTTTGCCGGCGGCGCTGCCGGCCTGGCCTGCCGCGGTGGCGTTGCAGCCGATCGACGTCGCGGCGGGGCTGCCGCGCGAGAACCGTGCCGTCGTCGAGCTCAGCGCCGCGCCCTCGGGTGCGCCCGGACGCCGTTCGATGCGGCTCTCCGCGCGCATCTGCAACTTCGGAGCGCTGCCGACGAGCACGCCCGTCTTTCTCTCGATCGATGGCCGCCGCCTGGCCCAAGCAGCGCTCGCGCTGGCCGCGGGTGGCTGCGCGTACCAGCACTTCCAGCACAGCTTCAGCGAGGGAGGCGCGCACGAGGTGGCTGTCGCTTTGGCGCCGGACGCGCTGCCCTTCGACGACGTGCGCTATTTGCTGGCGGAGGTGGCGAGCGAGGTGCGGATGCTCCTCGTCAACGGGGATCCGTCGCCGGTTCGGCAGCGCGACGAGCTCTTCTATCTGACCACCGCCCTGGGCGCCGAGGGCGGTGACCGGCAGCGGATCGTGACGCATGCGGTGCGCGCGGACGACTTCGACCGGCGTCAGCTCGCGGCCTTTGACGCGGTGGCCCTCTGCAACGTGCGCGCGCTCCCGGCGGAGCAGGTCGGCGGGCTGCAGCGCTACGTTGCCGAGGGAGGAGGGCTCTTGATCGCCGTCGGGGACGGCGTCGAGGCTGAGCGCTACAACGCGATCTTCGGTGCGTTGTTGCCCCAGCCCCTGCGAGCCGTGATCAGCGCGAGCGGCGAGCGCGCGAGCGAGCTGAGACTGGGCGCGCTGGACGCCGACCACCCCTTGGTGGCCTCGCTCGCGCGCGAGGCAGGGGGCCCCGGCCTGGCGCGTGTGCGGGTGCAGCGCGCCTTTCGTTTGGAGCCGATCACGCGCGCGGGTCGCCGCGCGATCCTGCGCTATGACGATGGCTCGCCGGCGTTGGTCGAGGCGCAGGTCGGAGCCGGTCGCGTGCTGCTCTGGACCACGACGATCGATCGCGATTGGACCGATCTGCCGATCCGGCCGGGCTTTCTACCGCTGATGCAGCAGCTCGCCCGCTACCTCGGCCGGGCCCCGCTGGCGGGAGCGCGGCGCGAGGTCGTCGTGGGCATGCGTCGCGAGGTGAAGCTCGGGCCGGGGAGCACCGAGCTACGGCTGCTGGTGGCGCCCGAAGGCGTGACGCGGCGTTGGGGTAGCGCCAAGCTGCGCCGGCGCCAGCCGATCGAGCTGCTGGCGGATCTGCCCGGGTTCTATCGGCTGAGCGCCGTGGTCGGCGACGAGGTGCGAGCGCTGAAGCAAGAGACCTTCGTTGCCAACGTCGACCTGGCCGAGTCGCAACTCCGGGCGGGCACGCTGCTGGCGCGCAGCGCCGCAGGGGGCGCGGGCATGCGACGCACGC